The Methylobacterium currus genome contains a region encoding:
- a CDS encoding glycosyltransferase has translation MTVLAALALALALLPAALALANLGALRRRATGAPAPDGLVSILIPARNEAANIRPTLAAALASTGIPIEVIVADDHSTDGTAAIVAEFAAHDPRLRLIAVPPLPAGWTGKNHACHVLGEVATGRHLLFIDADVRLAPHGAVSLAAAAAAAGAALVSGVPRQVTGTWGERLTVPMINFLLLGYLPIPLMRRLQDPALGAACGQLVMVEAESYRRIGGHGAIRGSLHDGVRLPRVFRRAGLTTDLVAASSLATCRMYTDFSQAWAGFSKNAHEGLATPRALPVWTLLLGGGHVLPLLLVIAALLGAGPLPLAGAALALSLGTRAAITLATSEDPWTIPLHPLTVALALALQWNALLRPRRAGVATWKGRTYPAAQ, from the coding sequence GTGACCGTCCTGGCTGCCCTCGCCCTCGCCCTCGCGCTGCTGCCGGCGGCCCTGGCCCTCGCCAACCTGGGGGCCCTGCGGCGGCGGGCGACCGGAGCGCCGGCGCCGGACGGCCTGGTCTCGATCCTGATCCCGGCCCGCAACGAGGCCGCCAACATCCGTCCGACCCTGGCGGCGGCGCTCGCCAGCACCGGAATCCCGATCGAGGTGATCGTCGCCGACGACCACTCGACCGACGGGACGGCGGCGATCGTCGCCGAGTTCGCCGCCCACGACCCGCGTCTGCGCCTGATCGCAGTGCCGCCCCTGCCCGCAGGGTGGACCGGCAAGAACCACGCCTGCCACGTCCTCGGGGAGGTCGCGACCGGGCGCCACCTGCTCTTCATCGACGCCGACGTGCGCCTCGCTCCCCATGGTGCCGTGTCCCTGGCCGCCGCCGCCGCGGCGGCCGGCGCGGCCCTCGTCAGCGGCGTGCCGCGGCAGGTCACCGGGACGTGGGGCGAGCGCCTGACCGTCCCGATGATCAACTTCCTGCTCCTCGGCTACCTGCCGATCCCGCTGATGCGCCGCCTCCAGGATCCCGCCCTCGGGGCGGCCTGCGGCCAGCTGGTGATGGTGGAGGCGGAGAGCTACCGCCGGATCGGCGGCCACGGGGCGATCCGCGGAAGCCTGCATGACGGCGTGCGGCTGCCCCGGGTCTTCCGCCGCGCCGGCCTCACGACCGACCTCGTGGCGGCTTCCAGCCTCGCGACCTGCCGGATGTACACGGATTTTTCCCAGGCCTGGGCCGGCTTCTCGAAGAACGCGCACGAGGGTCTGGCGACGCCCCGCGCCCTGCCGGTCTGGACGCTCCTGCTCGGCGGCGGCCACGTCCTGCCCCTGCTCCTCGTGATCGCCGCCCTGCTGGGCGCCGGCCCGCTGCCGCTTGCCGGGGCAGCCCTCGCCCTCTCCCTCGGCACAAGGGCGGCGATCACGCTCGCCACGAGCGAGGACCCCTGGACGATTCCCCTCCATCCCCTCACCGTGGCGCTGGCGCTGGCCTTGCAATGGAACGCGCTCCTGCGCCCGCGCCGGGCCGGGGTCGCCACTTGGAAGGGGCGTACCTACCCGGCGGCTCAGTGA
- a CDS encoding amidase → MTEIRDLDGTATLAAYRDRTLSPREVVADALARIDRFGPDLDAFVLVDHAGALEAAAASEARWASGQPLGPLDGVTFTIKDNIAWAGHPMRRGSLTTSDTPATENAPIVDRLLEAGAIPLAKTTMPEFGWKGLGDSSHTGSTRNPWDTRTTTGGSSAGAAAAAALNLGLLHIGTDGAGSIRIPAAFCGVFGLKPSFGRVPAFPPSPFGPVAHLGPMTRGVRDAALMMQAIARPDPRDMAASLTEPPDYLAGLEGGVRGLRVAWSPRLGFATTIDPEVARLTEAAAQRFADLGAIVEEADPGFPDPIETLNGIWLVGAWCVLRGIPEDRRGLVEPSLRAAAERGREITAPDFVAALNARGALFTAMARFHCRYDLLLTPSLATPAFAAGHLTPPDGRFGDDWLSWTPFSYPFNLTGQPAATVPCGLTEAGLPVGLQIVGPMGADARVLAASRAFEAAQPWPVLAEPHVTHRG, encoded by the coding sequence ATGACCGAGATCCGCGACCTCGACGGCACAGCGACGCTTGCAGCCTATCGCGACCGCACCCTCTCGCCGCGGGAGGTGGTGGCGGATGCCCTCGCGCGGATCGACCGGTTCGGCCCGGATCTCGACGCCTTCGTGCTGGTCGACCATGCCGGCGCGCTTGAAGCGGCAGCGGCCTCCGAGGCCCGCTGGGCTTCCGGACAACCCCTCGGCCCCCTCGACGGCGTGACCTTCACGATCAAGGACAACATCGCCTGGGCCGGCCACCCGATGCGCCGCGGCTCGCTCACCACCTCCGACACGCCCGCCACCGAGAACGCCCCCATCGTCGACCGGCTCCTGGAGGCCGGCGCGATTCCCCTCGCCAAGACCACGATGCCGGAATTCGGCTGGAAGGGCCTCGGCGATTCGAGCCACACGGGCTCGACCCGCAACCCCTGGGACACGCGGACGACGACCGGCGGCTCCTCGGCCGGGGCCGCGGCGGCGGCGGCGCTCAATCTCGGCCTGCTGCATATCGGCACCGACGGGGCGGGCTCGATCCGCATCCCGGCCGCCTTCTGCGGGGTCTTCGGGCTCAAACCCAGCTTCGGCCGGGTCCCGGCCTTTCCGCCCTCGCCCTTCGGGCCGGTGGCGCATCTCGGGCCGATGACCCGGGGCGTGCGCGATGCCGCGCTGATGATGCAGGCCATCGCCCGGCCCGATCCCCGCGACATGGCGGCCTCCCTCACCGAGCCGCCGGACTATCTCGCCGGGCTGGAGGGCGGCGTGCGGGGCCTGCGCGTCGCCTGGAGCCCGCGTCTCGGCTTCGCCACGACCATCGACCCCGAGGTGGCGCGCCTGACCGAGGCGGCGGCCCAGCGCTTCGCCGATCTCGGCGCGATCGTGGAGGAGGCTGATCCGGGTTTCCCCGACCCAATCGAGACCCTGAACGGGATCTGGCTCGTCGGCGCCTGGTGCGTGCTGCGGGGAATCCCGGAGGACAGGCGCGGCCTCGTCGAGCCGTCCTTAAGGGCGGCGGCCGAGCGCGGGCGGGAGATCACGGCGCCGGATTTCGTCGCCGCCCTCAACGCCCGCGGCGCGCTGTTCACCGCCATGGCGCGGTTCCACTGCCGCTACGATCTGCTCCTCACCCCTTCCCTCGCCACCCCCGCCTTCGCGGCCGGCCATCTGACGCCGCCGGACGGGCGCTTCGGCGACGACTGGCTGAGCTGGACCCCGTTCTCCTACCCCTTCAACCTCACCGGCCAGCCGGCCGCGACCGTGCCCTGCGGACTGACGGAGGCCGGCCTGCCGGTCGGCCTGCAGATCGTCGGACCGATGGGGGCTGATGCGCGGGTGCTCGCGGCGTCGCGCGCCTTCGAGGCGGCTCAGCCCTGGCCGGTCCTGGCGGAGCCGCATGTGACGCATCGGGGATGA
- a CDS encoding lysozyme inhibitor LprI family protein yields MRRGSCATGLVLIMAVLSASAPARAAAPRDKPVSAAAALRACTGKALPEYRKGACLDDAAKALRERLGALVERKLAAIAAVATRTPSPGSLAGREDAENWRKAFLAAQAAWEEYFRRHCDSLYDFDYHGGSAAGQLASSCKIRLLGARIAELQE; encoded by the coding sequence ATGAGGCGCGGATCGTGCGCGACGGGCCTCGTCCTCATCATGGCCGTCCTGTCGGCCTCCGCCCCGGCCCGGGCGGCCGCTCCCCGGGACAAGCCCGTCTCCGCGGCGGCGGCGCTCAGGGCCTGCACCGGTAAGGCACTGCCGGAATACCGGAAGGGGGCGTGCCTGGACGATGCCGCCAAGGCGCTGCGGGAGCGCCTCGGGGCGCTGGTGGAGCGCAAGCTCGCCGCCATCGCGGCGGTCGCCACCCGGACTCCGAGCCCCGGCAGCCTGGCCGGGCGCGAGGATGCGGAGAACTGGCGCAAGGCCTTCCTGGCGGCGCAAGCGGCCTGGGAGGAGTATTTCCGGCGCCACTGCGACAGTCTCTACGACTTCGACTACCATGGCGGCTCGGCGGCAGGGCAGCTCGCCTCGTCGTGCAAGATCCGGCTCCTCGGAGCGCGGATCGCGGAGTTGCAGGAGTGA
- a CDS encoding MucR family transcriptional regulator, translated as MSDVNLEQQSEFVGLAADIVSSYVANNNLQVAELPGLIASVHASLTALGQPAAPAVEETRATPAQIRKSVTPDHLISFIDGKPYRSLKRHLTSQGLTPAEYRQKFGLPHDYPMVAASYAAQRSALAKSLGLGQRRRDAAAAAQAAAAEPAPAEPARAAEVPAEKPAPRRRARKAAAE; from the coding sequence GTGTCGGACGTCAACCTGGAGCAGCAGTCTGAGTTCGTCGGCCTCGCGGCCGACATCGTCTCGTCCTATGTCGCGAACAACAATCTTCAGGTCGCCGAGCTGCCGGGATTGATCGCGTCGGTGCACGCGTCGCTGACGGCGCTCGGCCAGCCGGCGGCGCCGGCGGTCGAGGAGACCCGGGCGACCCCGGCGCAGATCCGCAAGTCGGTCACGCCCGACCACCTGATCAGCTTCATCGACGGCAAGCCGTACCGTTCGCTGAAGCGCCATCTCACTTCGCAGGGCCTGACCCCCGCCGAGTACCGCCAGAAGTTCGGCCTGCCGCACGATTACCCGATGGTCGCGGCGAGCTACGCCGCCCAGCGCTCGGCGCTGGCCAAGAGCCTCGGCCTCGGGCAGCGCCGGCGCGATGCCGCTGCGGCCGCCCAGGCCGCCGCGGCGGAGCCCGCACCCGCGGAACCGGCTCGCGCGGCGGAGGTCCCGGCGGAGAAGCCCGCTCCGCGGCGCCGCGCGCGCAAAGCCGCGGCCGAGTAG
- a CDS encoding tyrosine-type recombinase/integrase gives MRKVTGEKNLNRPWTLAERDAVLAALPAPLRGPFAMMRYLGVRLGDVRGMRRDAYQDGMISFVTGKGAVDVTVPCPEPLARILDAQPAHGTHLFSSSDGSPWSEGGFHASWRRVRVKLEEKGAIKPGLTPHGLRHSVATDLRELGKTDREIADILGQKTTYAVPTYARNADMRRSNKRVIDDLYGGKKGPGGEGDGADP, from the coding sequence GTGCGCAAGGTCACCGGGGAGAAGAACCTCAACCGGCCCTGGACGCTGGCCGAGCGGGATGCCGTGCTGGCGGCGCTTCCGGCGCCGCTGCGCGGCCCCTTCGCGATGATGCGCTACCTCGGCGTGCGGCTCGGCGACGTGCGGGGGATGAGGCGCGACGCCTACCAGGACGGGATGATCTCGTTCGTGACCGGCAAGGGAGCGGTCGACGTGACGGTGCCGTGCCCGGAGCCGCTCGCTCGGATCCTCGATGCGCAGCCGGCACACGGCACGCACCTGTTCAGCAGCTCGGACGGCTCGCCGTGGTCCGAGGGCGGCTTCCACGCGAGCTGGCGCCGGGTGCGGGTGAAGCTCGAGGAGAAAGGCGCGATCAAGCCGGGCCTGACGCCGCACGGGCTCCGGCACTCGGTCGCGACGGACCTGCGCGAGCTCGGCAAGACGGACCGGGAGATCGCCGACATCCTCGGTCAGAAGACAACCTATGCCGTGCCGACCTATGCGCGAAACGCAGACATGCGGCGCTCGAACAAGCGCGTGATCGACGATCTGTACGGAGGGAAGAAGGGGCCGGGCGGGGAGGGGGACGGAGCCGATCCGTGA
- the terL gene encoding phage terminase large subunit, whose amino-acid sequence MTLPSALLADPAALLRELDRLDSEESLVGYVRRAWHVVEPAAPYVHGWHIDAVAEHLEAVSAGQITRLLINVPPGTMKSLMVGVFWPTWEWGPKNRPATRVVATSHSIPLAVRDNLKARRLVTSDWYRALWGDRVVLTGDQNAKTRFENTATGFRDAMAFRSLTGSRGDRVVIDDPHSVDGAESEAERSSVTTTFLESVPTRLTDPKRSAIVVVMQRLHERDVSGVILSKALGYEHLMLPMEFEPERRCVTSIGFRDPRTEDGDLLFPARFPREVVERDKIPLGAYAVAGQFQQRPAPRHGGLFQVGKIEIVDAVPRITKRVRAWDLAGTTKGGDWTAGVKIGRGEDGAFYVLDVRRVQKTPGAVRTLLFDTARQDGGDVAIRLPQDPGQAGKAQAQDLVAALAGYIVTALPVTGAKDTRARPLAAQVEQGHVKLVRAPWNDTFLQELGMFPSGSHDDQVDAASDAFNELAGVKGGEGILEFYRRAAEAVPAIPTPEHGWSMHRPPSR is encoded by the coding sequence GTGACATTGCCGAGTGCCTTGCTGGCCGATCCGGCAGCCCTGCTGCGGGAGCTTGACCGCCTCGACAGCGAGGAGAGCCTGGTCGGCTACGTGCGGCGGGCCTGGCACGTCGTCGAGCCGGCCGCGCCCTATGTCCACGGCTGGCACATCGACGCGGTCGCCGAGCACCTGGAGGCGGTGAGCGCCGGGCAGATCACCCGGCTCCTGATCAACGTGCCGCCCGGCACCATGAAGAGCCTGATGGTCGGCGTGTTCTGGCCGACCTGGGAATGGGGGCCGAAGAACCGGCCCGCGACGCGGGTGGTGGCGACCTCGCACAGCATCCCGCTCGCGGTGCGCGACAACCTCAAGGCCCGGCGGCTGGTCACCTCGGACTGGTACCGGGCGCTCTGGGGCGACCGGGTGGTGCTCACCGGCGACCAGAACGCGAAGACCCGCTTCGAGAACACGGCCACGGGCTTTCGCGACGCCATGGCCTTCCGCAGCCTCACGGGCTCGCGCGGCGACCGGGTGGTGATCGACGATCCCCACTCGGTGGACGGGGCCGAGAGCGAAGCCGAGCGCAGCAGCGTGACCACGACGTTCCTGGAATCGGTCCCGACCCGCCTCACCGACCCGAAGCGGTCCGCGATCGTGGTGGTGATGCAGCGCCTGCACGAGCGCGACGTCTCGGGCGTGATCCTGTCCAAGGCCCTCGGCTACGAGCACCTGATGCTGCCGATGGAGTTCGAGCCGGAGCGCCGGTGTGTGACGAGCATCGGGTTCCGGGATCCCCGGACCGAGGACGGCGACTTGCTGTTCCCTGCCCGCTTCCCGCGCGAGGTGGTGGAGCGCGACAAGATCCCGCTCGGCGCCTACGCCGTCGCCGGCCAGTTCCAGCAGCGGCCGGCGCCGCGGCACGGCGGCCTGTTCCAGGTCGGTAAGATCGAGATCGTGGACGCGGTCCCCCGCATCACGAAAAGGGTGCGGGCCTGGGACCTCGCAGGAACGACCAAGGGCGGCGACTGGACAGCGGGGGTGAAGATCGGGCGGGGCGAGGATGGAGCGTTCTACGTCCTCGACGTGAGGCGGGTGCAGAAGACCCCGGGTGCCGTCCGCACGCTGCTGTTCGACACCGCGCGCCAGGATGGCGGCGATGTCGCGATCCGGCTGCCGCAGGACCCGGGCCAGGCCGGCAAGGCGCAGGCGCAGGACCTCGTCGCGGCGCTCGCCGGCTACATCGTCACCGCCCTGCCGGTCACCGGCGCCAAGGACACCCGGGCCCGGCCGCTCGCCGCCCAGGTCGAGCAGGGCCACGTGAAGCTGGTCCGGGCGCCCTGGAACGACACCTTCCTGCAGGAGCTCGGCATGTTCCCGTCCGGCTCGCACGACGATCAGGTAGACGCCGCGAGCGACGCCTTCAACGAGCTTGCTGGCGTGAAGGGCGGCGAGGGCATCCTGGAGTTCTACCGGCGGGCTGCGGAGGCCGTGCCCGCTATCCCCACCCCGGAGCACGGCTGGTCGATGCACCGGCCGCCGTCGCGGTGA
- a CDS encoding glycoside hydrolase family 108 protein, which produces MTATTFERALSLVLIHEGGWSDDPADPGGATNLGVTIGTLSLWLGRPATRAEVRALTPASVAPLYRRRFWDAIQGDALPAGLDYALFDFAVNSGPKRAVIGLQRVLGLADDGRLGPVTLAALESRDGPGLIDALSDGRLSFLRALSTWPRFGRGWARRVEEVRAAALGFQAAPDGATAPSVCPTCGKRIAA; this is translated from the coding sequence ATGACCGCGACGACGTTCGAGCGGGCGCTTTCGCTCGTCCTGATTCATGAAGGCGGATGGTCGGACGACCCGGCCGACCCGGGCGGTGCCACCAACCTCGGGGTGACGATCGGCACGTTGAGCCTGTGGCTCGGCCGGCCGGCGACGCGGGCGGAGGTACGGGCGCTGACGCCGGCGAGCGTGGCGCCGCTCTACCGTCGCCGGTTCTGGGACGCGATCCAGGGCGATGCGCTGCCGGCGGGGCTCGACTACGCGCTGTTCGACTTCGCGGTGAACAGCGGGCCGAAGCGGGCCGTGATCGGGCTGCAACGGGTGCTCGGGCTCGCCGACGACGGGCGGCTCGGCCCGGTGACGCTGGCGGCGCTCGAGAGCCGGGACGGGCCGGGGCTGATCGATGCCCTGAGCGACGGGCGGCTGTCGTTCCTGCGGGCGCTCTCGACCTGGCCGCGCTTCGGCCGCGGCTGGGCGCGGCGGGTCGAGGAGGTGCGGGCCGCGGCCCTCGGCTTCCAGGCCGCCCCGGACGGAGCCACCGCGCCGTCCGTGTGCCCCACCTGCGGCAAGCGTATCGCGGCCTGA
- a CDS encoding carbohydrate ABC transporter permease gives MDAPAGGRRWALVWAYIFLGLFAAFALMPPVYMLITALKTSSEISAATSPWWVHHPTLDNFVELLTSAQFLIFFKNSVIVAGCVVIVTMLISVPAAFALSRMKFWGSGALATGVFLTYLVPDTLLFIPLFKIFAAFRDLTGIELINHWYVLVIVYPTLTVPFCTWIMIGYFASIPRELDEAALVDGASWTQTLIRVFIPVALPGVIAAMIFAFTVAWAQFLYPLAFTTSQDQLVLSVGIATTLIKSDVFNWGQIMAGGLLGAAPPLIIYAFLMDYYIAGLTAGATKG, from the coding sequence ATGGATGCGCCCGCGGGCGGGCGACGATGGGCCCTGGTCTGGGCCTACATCTTCCTCGGGTTGTTCGCGGCGTTCGCACTCATGCCGCCCGTCTACATGCTGATCACAGCCCTCAAAACGTCGAGCGAGATCTCGGCAGCCACCAGTCCGTGGTGGGTTCATCATCCTACGCTCGACAATTTCGTCGAGCTGCTAACCTCGGCACAGTTTCTAATATTTTTTAAGAATTCAGTTATTGTTGCCGGATGCGTCGTAATCGTAACGATGCTCATTAGCGTTCCGGCGGCCTTTGCCCTATCGAGGATGAAATTCTGGGGATCTGGCGCACTCGCAACCGGTGTCTTCCTGACCTATTTGGTTCCAGATACGCTACTTTTTATTCCTTTATTCAAGATTTTTGCTGCATTTCGAGATTTGACGGGGATTGAGCTTATCAATCATTGGTACGTTCTTGTAATTGTCTATCCGACCCTCACAGTGCCTTTTTGCACGTGGATCATGATCGGCTATTTCGCCTCCATTCCAAGGGAACTCGACGAAGCGGCCCTGGTGGATGGTGCGAGCTGGACGCAGACGCTCATCAGGGTCTTCATTCCTGTAGCACTCCCCGGCGTCATTGCGGCGATGATCTTCGCCTTCACAGTGGCCTGGGCCCAGTTCCTATACCCGCTCGCCTTTACGACCTCCCAGGATCAGCTCGTACTGAGCGTCGGCATCGCCACGACCCTCATCAAGTCGGACGTATTTAACTGGGGTCAGATCATGGCAGGCGGATTGCTTGGAGCCGCGCCGCCATTGATCATCTATGCGTTTTTAATGGACTACTATATTGCGGGGCTCACGGCGGGAGCCACGAAAGGCTGA
- a CDS encoding carbohydrate ABC transporter permease, producing MPDGVISAQPDATAAKFQFGAARNFFRQRSTVGFLFTLPLILLILILVIYPSFYAAYLSTLNKRMTSFVGLANFAFLFTRETFWMVVKQSCLFAVTAVFLKAVIGFVVAHLVNATPARGQRKWRGMLLVPWVMPPALSTLTWLWLFDPSYSALNWLLALVGLGPVPWTGDAAWARLSVIVVNVWYGAPFFMIMYLAALKSVPAELYEVAAIDGAGWWQRLWYITLPMMRNIIAITTLFSLIVTFANFDIVWILTAGGPVDRTHVFATWAFRLGIQGGDIPLGASVSLFMVPILAVAAIFILRDVNKRAERI from the coding sequence ATGCCAGACGGGGTCATCTCAGCGCAGCCTGACGCAACCGCTGCCAAATTCCAGTTCGGCGCCGCGCGGAATTTCTTCCGGCAGCGGTCGACGGTGGGGTTCCTCTTCACCCTGCCATTGATCCTGCTGATCCTAATTTTGGTGATCTACCCTTCGTTCTACGCCGCCTACCTCTCTACCCTCAACAAGCGCATGACGAGCTTCGTCGGCCTCGCGAACTTTGCTTTTCTGTTCACCCGCGAGACCTTCTGGATGGTCGTGAAGCAATCCTGCCTCTTCGCGGTGACCGCCGTGTTCCTCAAAGCCGTCATCGGCTTCGTCGTCGCCCACCTCGTCAACGCGACCCCCGCCCGGGGGCAGCGCAAGTGGCGCGGCATGCTGCTCGTGCCCTGGGTGATGCCTCCGGCTCTCTCCACCCTCACGTGGCTGTGGCTGTTCGATCCCTCCTACTCCGCCCTGAACTGGCTCCTCGCGCTGGTCGGTCTCGGGCCGGTACCCTGGACCGGGGACGCGGCCTGGGCGCGGCTGTCCGTCATCGTAGTCAATGTCTGGTACGGGGCTCCCTTCTTCATGATCATGTATCTGGCCGCGCTCAAATCGGTGCCGGCCGAACTCTACGAAGTCGCCGCGATTGACGGTGCGGGCTGGTGGCAGCGGCTCTGGTACATCACCCTGCCCATGATGCGAAACATCATCGCGATCACGACGTTGTTCTCGCTGATCGTGACCTTCGCGAACTTCGACATAGTGTGGATCCTGACCGCCGGCGGGCCTGTGGACCGCACGCATGTCTTCGCGACGTGGGCCTTTCGGCTCGGCATTCAGGGTGGCGACATCCCGCTGGGGGCTTCAGTCTCGCTGTTCATGGTCCCGATCTTAGCGGTCGCGGCCATCTTCATCCTGCGGGACGTGAACAAGCGCGCGGAGCGGATCTGA
- a CDS encoding ABC transporter substrate-binding protein: MAGTQLTRRRFMHATAAAAVSAPFVRGAQAAGSLSVGFWDHWVPGANKATEEIVRAWADKEKVAVKMDFITSQGNKNLLTIAAEAQAKSGHDIFALPTWYPQDYAEHLEPVNDVMDVLIQQNGDVNGTVSYLGRTKDRWLAVPATVGSQIKGPCSRIDLMRQHAGIDVQAMYPAGGPPQADAWTLEAFLKAAEACHRGGVPFGIGLGQTSDSVDTAGAIFQSFGAALVDQAGNVTVKSDPVRQALEYYKKLATFLPPDAPAWDDASNNKWLVSGRGALICNPPSAWAVAKRDAPNVAQQCWLHGMPAGPRGRFAPFLPFFWGIWAFSRNKPAAKSLLLALSTHDAVAKMVDVSGGYDLPAWAKLTTLPTWAEAEPPKGVLYHYPNPHHHQTLSIAAAPAPPAVANQIYNQATMTKMVVRYLQGEPLDATLSWAEREVEGFTRG, encoded by the coding sequence ATGGCTGGAACACAACTCACGCGCCGTCGTTTCATGCATGCGACAGCGGCGGCCGCCGTATCAGCACCGTTCGTGCGCGGCGCGCAGGCCGCCGGCAGCCTCTCCGTCGGCTTCTGGGATCACTGGGTCCCCGGTGCCAACAAGGCTACTGAAGAAATTGTCCGCGCCTGGGCCGACAAGGAGAAGGTCGCCGTCAAGATGGACTTTATCACGTCACAGGGAAACAAAAACCTGCTGACGATCGCCGCTGAAGCGCAGGCAAAGTCCGGCCACGACATCTTCGCCCTTCCGACCTGGTACCCTCAGGATTATGCCGAACACCTTGAACCCGTAAACGACGTCATGGACGTGTTGATCCAGCAGAACGGCGACGTCAACGGCACGGTCTCTTACCTAGGGAGAACGAAGGACCGATGGCTCGCCGTGCCGGCGACCGTGGGCAGCCAGATCAAGGGGCCTTGCTCCCGCATTGACCTCATGAGGCAACACGCGGGCATCGATGTGCAAGCGATGTACCCGGCAGGCGGTCCTCCGCAGGCCGACGCGTGGACGCTGGAGGCGTTCCTGAAGGCCGCGGAGGCGTGTCACAGGGGTGGCGTGCCCTTCGGGATCGGCCTCGGCCAAACGAGCGATTCGGTCGATACCGCCGGCGCGATCTTCCAGTCGTTTGGTGCCGCCCTCGTCGACCAGGCCGGGAACGTGACGGTTAAGTCAGATCCAGTCCGCCAAGCGTTAGAGTATTACAAGAAGCTCGCGACGTTCCTTCCGCCCGACGCGCCCGCATGGGACGACGCGTCGAACAACAAGTGGCTGGTCTCGGGTCGCGGCGCTCTCATCTGCAACCCCCCTAGTGCCTGGGCCGTGGCCAAGCGCGACGCACCGAACGTCGCGCAGCAGTGCTGGCTACACGGCATGCCAGCCGGCCCGCGCGGGCGGTTCGCACCCTTCCTGCCCTTCTTCTGGGGGATCTGGGCGTTCTCGCGGAACAAGCCCGCGGCCAAGAGCCTACTCCTGGCCCTGTCGACGCACGACGCAGTGGCCAAGATGGTCGATGTGAGCGGAGGCTACGATCTTCCGGCCTGGGCGAAGCTCACCACGCTGCCGACCTGGGCCGAGGCTGAACCGCCCAAGGGCGTGCTCTACCACTACCCGAACCCTCACCACCATCAGACGCTGTCGATTGCGGCGGCTCCAGCGCCGCCGGCCGTGGCCAATCAGATCTACAACCAGGCCACCATGACGAAGATGGTCGTCCGGTACCTGCAGGGAGAGCCGCTCGACGCCACCCTTAGCTGGGCCGAGCGCGAGGTTGAGGGCTTCACCCGGGGATAA
- a CDS encoding IS5 family transposase, producing the protein MSADRPAYPSDVSDEEWALVAPYLALLREDSGQRDHDLREVFNGLRYIVKTGAPWRFMPHDLPPWAAVYQQTQRWLAADCFGEVAGDLRAVLRQAAEREPEPSAVILDSRTLRSSPESGERAGYDGAKRKRGSKLHLAVDTPGHIVALHVTPADVDDRSQVGALTCAVQAETDGSVKKAFVDQGYTGEKPARAAEANGVALEVVRAPEAKRGFVLLPRRWVVERSLAWATRCRRLVKDYERYASTLAGLHMVAFVCDMLSKIERIIISS; encoded by the coding sequence ATGAGCGCCGATCGCCCCGCCTACCCGTCCGACGTGTCCGATGAAGAATGGGCGCTGGTCGCCCCCTATCTGGCGCTGCTGCGCGAGGACTCGGGCCAGCGCGACCACGACCTGCGCGAGGTGTTCAACGGGCTGCGCTACATCGTCAAGACGGGTGCGCCGTGGCGCTTCATGCCCCACGACCTGCCGCCCTGGGCGGCGGTCTACCAGCAGACCCAGCGCTGGTTGGCGGCTGACTGCTTTGGCGAGGTGGCGGGTGATCTGCGGGCCGTGCTGCGGCAGGCGGCGGAACGCGAGCCAGAGCCCTCAGCCGTCATCCTGGACAGCCGCACCCTGCGCTCGTCGCCTGAGAGCGGCGAGCGGGCGGGCTACGATGGCGCCAAGCGCAAGCGCGGCTCCAAGCTGCATCTGGCGGTCGACACGCCGGGCCATATCGTGGCGCTGCACGTCACGCCCGCTGACGTCGACGACCGCAGCCAGGTCGGTGCGTTGACGTGCGCGGTGCAGGCGGAGACGGATGGCAGCGTGAAGAAGGCGTTCGTCGATCAGGGCTACACGGGCGAGAAGCCGGCGCGGGCGGCGGAAGCGAACGGGGTCGCCCTGGAGGTGGTCCGTGCACCCGAGGCCAAGCGCGGCTTCGTTCTGTTGCCGCGCCGCTGGGTGGTGGAGCGCTCGTTGGCCTGGGCGACGCGCTGCCGCCGGCTGGTCAAGGATTATGAGCGCTATGCCAGCACGCTGGCCGGCCTGCACATGGTCGCTTTCGTCTGCGACATGCTCAGCAAGATCGAGCGCATAATAATCAGTTCATAA